The SAR202 cluster bacterium genome contains a region encoding:
- a CDS encoding YvcK family protein has product MEGYLNGGTNGHSKGGSSRGAGKSALMKFLYVGLGVKRWLLIGSIGVAVCSVGLAVVLKNVLAIRLPDVLPWYSEGMVVGLLGVVLVLAALYGLYWSAGPLLFASKSIEVLTDTLYTRRFRGRGARIAAIGGGTGLSVLLRGLKAYSENISAIVTVADDGGSSGRLRRELGVLPPGDFRNCLVALSDDETLLRELFQYRFSQGQGLEGHSFGNLFIAAMTNITGSFEQALIESSRVLAVRGKIMPATMANLSLSARMRDGSILHGESKIGSSDGAIERIMINPQNPEPHLEALRAIEEAQLIVVGPGSLYTSILPNLLVPEICRAIQHSRAKKVYVCNVATQKGETFGYSVADHVEALQAHTFPAVVDFVIANNRQVELGQQFLGQPVTNDGRSLKHVRVVASDLVDATHPVRHDSTKLAQAIMDVYTGKHIDVVSTRAAAQAAAAKTRELAEAKR; this is encoded by the coding sequence ATGGAAGGCTATCTAAACGGCGGGACTAACGGACACAGCAAGGGCGGCTCATCTCGAGGCGCCGGTAAGTCTGCGCTCATGAAGTTCCTGTACGTAGGCCTGGGCGTAAAGCGATGGCTGCTCATCGGCAGTATCGGCGTCGCCGTGTGCTCCGTCGGGCTCGCTGTGGTCTTGAAGAACGTGCTGGCCATACGACTGCCGGACGTACTCCCCTGGTACTCCGAAGGGATGGTCGTCGGCCTCCTCGGCGTGGTGCTCGTGCTCGCCGCCCTTTACGGGCTTTACTGGTCCGCGGGGCCGCTCCTTTTCGCTTCCAAAAGCATTGAGGTACTGACAGACACCCTGTACACGCGCCGTTTCCGCGGGCGCGGTGCGAGAATCGCCGCGATCGGCGGCGGGACTGGCCTATCGGTACTGCTCCGCGGTCTCAAAGCATATTCGGAGAATATTTCGGCGATTGTGACTGTGGCGGACGACGGAGGCTCTTCAGGGCGGCTGCGTCGCGAGCTGGGCGTGCTGCCTCCGGGCGATTTCCGCAACTGCCTGGTGGCCCTCTCCGACGATGAGACGCTGCTCCGGGAGCTGTTCCAGTACCGCTTCTCGCAGGGCCAGGGGCTTGAGGGTCACAGCTTCGGCAACCTGTTCATTGCGGCGATGACGAATATTACCGGCAGCTTTGAACAGGCGCTGATAGAGTCCAGTCGCGTGCTGGCCGTTCGCGGCAAGATTATGCCGGCCACGATGGCGAACCTGAGCCTTTCCGCCCGCATGCGGGACGGATCCATCCTGCACGGCGAATCGAAGATAGGCTCCAGCGACGGCGCGATCGAGCGTATCATGATCAACCCGCAGAACCCTGAGCCGCACCTGGAGGCGCTGAGGGCGATCGAAGAGGCGCAGCTTATCGTGGTGGGGCCCGGCAGCCTGTACACCAGCATTCTGCCCAACCTCCTCGTCCCGGAAATCTGCAGAGCGATACAGCACTCCCGCGCCAAGAAGGTCTACGTTTGCAACGTAGCAACTCAAAAGGGCGAGACATTCGGCTACTCGGTCGCGGACCATGTGGAGGCGCTGCAGGCGCACACCTTCCCTGCGGTCGTCGATTTCGTTATCGCCAATAACCGGCAGGTAGAGCTTGGCCAGCAATTCCTCGGCCAGCCCGTGACGAACGATGGACGCTCTCTGAAGCACGTCCGCGTGGTGGCAAGCGACCTGGTGGATGCCACCCACCCGGTGCGCCACGACTCCACCAAGCTGGCGCAGGCGATCATGGACGTGTACACGGGGAAACACATCGACGTCGTATCTACCCGCGCGGCCGCACAAGCCGCAGCAGCCAAAACGCGCGAGCTCGCCGAGGCGAAGCGATAG
- the hemC gene encoding hydroxymethylbilane synthase — MQDVGSPQMSSRTTIRVGARPSPLSLAQTEEVLALLRAAYPDCEFVVVPISTQGDREKDAPLLSLGRGMFVKDIERALEAREIDVAVHSAKDLAPEIPAGMGVTSVGKRGDPRDVLINKWRLKLLELPPGARIGTSSPRRMAQIRIKRPDLTLLEIRGNVGTRIEKSGGDDYDGVVLAAAGLARLGRNSEITEYFEADFFTPDSGQGILAAEARADDTAILDMLNKVQHGPTANAFAAERSFLGALGGGCKVPVAAHARQEGSMVHISAMAALPDGSRIFRARIRWSARDAANGGRRIAEDLLNNGAKEILS, encoded by the coding sequence ATGCAAGATGTGGGAAGCCCTCAAATGAGCTCCAGGACCACCATAAGGGTCGGGGCGCGTCCCAGTCCCCTCTCGCTGGCCCAGACGGAAGAGGTGCTGGCCCTGCTTCGCGCCGCTTACCCCGATTGCGAGTTCGTCGTCGTCCCAATCTCCACTCAGGGCGACCGCGAGAAGGACGCCCCCCTACTCAGCCTCGGCCGCGGCATGTTCGTGAAAGACATTGAGCGCGCCCTCGAGGCCCGCGAGATAGACGTCGCAGTCCACAGCGCCAAGGACCTGGCGCCGGAAATCCCTGCGGGCATGGGCGTCACGTCCGTGGGCAAGCGTGGCGACCCGAGGGACGTGCTGATCAACAAGTGGCGTCTCAAACTCCTGGAACTCCCGCCGGGCGCCCGTATAGGGACCAGCAGCCCGCGACGGATGGCCCAGATTCGTATCAAGAGGCCGGACCTGACCCTGCTCGAAATCAGGGGCAACGTTGGCACGCGCATAGAGAAGTCCGGGGGGGATGACTACGACGGAGTCGTGCTCGCTGCAGCAGGGCTAGCGCGACTGGGAAGAAACTCCGAGATCACGGAGTATTTCGAAGCGGACTTCTTCACGCCTGACTCGGGCCAGGGCATCCTGGCCGCCGAGGCGCGGGCAGACGACACGGCGATTCTGGACATGCTGAACAAGGTCCAGCACGGCCCCACGGCAAACGCGTTTGCAGCGGAGCGAAGCTTCCTGGGCGCCCTCGGCGGAGGCTGCAAGGTCCCCGTTGCCGCTCACGCCCGCCAGGAAGGCTCAATGGTCCACATATCCGCCATGGCAGCCCTGCCAGACGGCTCGCGCATCTTCCGCGCGCGTATCCGCTGGAGCGCCCGGGATGCCGCCAACGGCGGCCGTCGCATCGCCGAAGACCTCCTGAACAACGGCGCAAAAGAGATCCTCTCCTAA
- a CDS encoding bifunctional precorrin-2 dehydrogenase/sirohydrochlorin ferrochelatase: MPAYYPVYLDVRDRRCVVFGGGHVGEDKVLKLLEYGAQVDVISQEVTTPVAERVDGKRLRWIERKYRPGDLEGALIAIVADTRDNAMNAAVSEEAKQRNVPLNVADVTHLCTWIAPAVVKRGEVIVAVSTGGASPALARKFREELTGVSRLKTARHIMDLADLAPLLADARSELARKGIKLLTDHWQACLTDNLIEMVQSGRYAEARAILMEKLLQGAVCDCTENKCKMWEALK; this comes from the coding sequence ATGCCCGCATACTATCCCGTATACCTGGACGTAAGAGACCGTCGTTGCGTCGTATTCGGGGGAGGGCACGTAGGAGAGGACAAGGTCCTCAAGCTGCTCGAGTATGGCGCACAGGTGGACGTAATCTCCCAGGAGGTAACCACCCCTGTCGCCGAGCGCGTGGACGGCAAGCGCCTCCGGTGGATAGAGCGCAAGTACCGGCCCGGCGACCTTGAAGGCGCGTTGATTGCGATCGTCGCAGATACAAGGGACAATGCGATGAACGCCGCGGTGAGCGAAGAAGCAAAGCAGCGCAACGTCCCCCTCAACGTCGCGGACGTTACCCACCTGTGCACCTGGATAGCCCCGGCCGTCGTCAAGCGCGGCGAGGTCATTGTTGCCGTCTCCACGGGCGGCGCGAGCCCGGCGCTGGCACGAAAGTTCAGGGAAGAGCTCACCGGCGTGAGCAGGCTCAAAACTGCCCGCCACATTATGGACCTCGCGGACCTTGCGCCGCTCCTGGCTGACGCCCGGTCGGAGCTGGCGCGCAAGGGCATCAAGCTCCTGACGGACCACTGGCAGGCGTGCCTCACGGACAACCTTATCGAAATGGTCCAGTCCGGCCGGTACGCCGAGGCGCGCGCCATCCTCATGGAGAAGCTCTTGCAGGGCGCTGTGTGCGACTGCACGGAGAACAAATGCAAGATGTGGGAAGCCCTCAAATGA
- the gatB gene encoding Asp-tRNA(Asn)/Glu-tRNA(Gln) amidotransferase subunit GatB, whose product MMVTATDYELVIGLEVHSQLLTKSKMFCSCASDYQDAPPNTRVCPVCMGMPGVLPVINEKAVELVIATGLALNCSISRYTKFDRKNYPYPDLMKGYQISQYDLPIALGGNLTVEAGGQDKRIGVTRVHLEEDVAKLMHQGGADGEGYSLMDINRSGVPLMEIVSEPDMRTAEEAKAYLTTLHTILRYIGVSTGNMEEGSFRCDANISIRPKGSPKFGNKVEVKNMNSFRSVFNALGYEAERQMKLAWAGERIAQETRGWVDDKGITVSQRSKEAAHDYRYFPEPDLPPLFIEAAWVDRVKATLPELPQAKQERFESQYGLSAYDARLLTVSRPTADYFETVLKVRPLTGEAYRQTAKAVSNWMLGELTRLLNATGQDIGSIKIGPEHVIDLLDMIEAGTLNTSMAKTVFEEMFNSGKSPKQIAEASGMVQITDAGAVSKAADEAIAANAKAVEDYRKGKDTAIRFLVGQVMKVTKGKANPQVVTTVLKDKLDALK is encoded by the coding sequence ATGATGGTGACAGCTACGGATTACGAGCTGGTTATTGGGCTGGAAGTACACAGCCAGCTACTTACAAAGAGCAAAATGTTCTGTTCCTGCGCTTCCGACTACCAGGATGCGCCGCCGAACACAAGGGTGTGCCCGGTCTGCATGGGGATGCCCGGCGTGCTGCCGGTCATCAACGAGAAAGCTGTTGAGCTGGTGATAGCCACGGGGCTGGCCCTCAACTGCAGTATCAGTAGGTACACGAAGTTTGACAGGAAGAATTACCCGTACCCGGACCTGATGAAGGGGTACCAGATTTCTCAGTACGACCTGCCGATCGCACTGGGCGGCAACCTGACTGTAGAGGCTGGAGGGCAGGATAAGAGAATCGGCGTCACGCGCGTCCACCTGGAAGAGGACGTGGCGAAGCTGATGCACCAGGGCGGGGCCGACGGCGAAGGCTACAGCCTGATGGACATCAACCGGTCCGGCGTGCCGCTGATGGAGATAGTCAGTGAGCCGGACATGAGGACGGCAGAAGAGGCCAAGGCCTACCTGACGACCCTCCACACGATTCTCAGGTACATCGGCGTCAGCACAGGCAACATGGAGGAAGGCAGCTTCCGGTGCGATGCGAACATAAGCATCAGGCCGAAGGGCTCGCCGAAGTTCGGCAACAAGGTCGAAGTCAAGAATATGAACAGCTTCCGCTCCGTGTTCAACGCGCTGGGGTACGAGGCTGAACGGCAGATGAAACTGGCGTGGGCGGGCGAGCGGATTGCCCAGGAGACGCGCGGGTGGGTTGACGACAAGGGGATAACGGTGTCCCAGCGGTCAAAAGAGGCCGCTCACGACTACCGCTACTTCCCGGAGCCGGACCTGCCTCCCCTGTTCATAGAGGCCGCGTGGGTAGACCGTGTGAAGGCTACTCTGCCGGAGCTGCCGCAGGCGAAGCAGGAGCGTTTCGAGTCGCAGTACGGTCTTTCTGCGTACGATGCGAGGCTCCTGACGGTATCGCGGCCGACCGCGGACTATTTTGAGACAGTGCTCAAGGTACGGCCTTTGACCGGAGAGGCCTACCGCCAGACCGCCAAGGCGGTCAGCAACTGGATGCTGGGTGAGCTGACAAGGCTCCTGAACGCAACGGGACAGGACATCGGCTCGATAAAGATCGGGCCGGAGCATGTTATCGATCTCCTGGACATGATCGAGGCCGGTACGCTGAACACCAGCATGGCGAAGACTGTGTTCGAGGAGATGTTCAACTCCGGCAAATCGCCGAAGCAGATCGCAGAGGCGTCCGGCATGGTGCAGATCACCGACGCCGGCGCGGTATCGAAGGCGGCCGACGAGGCGATTGCCGCGAACGCGAAAGCAGTCGAGGACTATCGCAAGGGGAAGGATACGGCCATCCGCTTCCTCGTCGGGCAGGTGATGAAGGTCACGAAGGGTAAGGCCAACCCTCAGGTTGTTACTACGGTGCTCAAGGACAAGCTGGACGCCCTGAAGTAG
- a CDS encoding protein-L-isoaspartate(D-aspartate) O-methyltransferase — protein sequence MAKGGYPVEDARKLLLEALDRAIADKRVIEAMTRVPREFFVPEEYRHMAYEDSPLPIGYGQTISQPYMVAIMLQALEVRRTDRVLEVGTGSGYQASLLAELAGEVITVERVPALAETARATLARLGYSSVRVEPAGEIVGRSEDAPYDCIVVAAGAPKLMRGLMDQLAVGGRLVMPVGSSKSQELMKVTRSREAYSVVGLGECRFVPLIGKDAWPDEGSAQES from the coding sequence ATGGCAAAAGGGGGGTATCCCGTGGAAGACGCCCGCAAGCTCTTGCTTGAGGCCCTGGACAGGGCCATCGCGGACAAGAGGGTGATCGAGGCTATGACCCGGGTTCCCAGGGAGTTTTTCGTGCCGGAGGAATACCGGCACATGGCGTACGAAGATTCCCCCCTTCCGATCGGCTACGGGCAAACGATCTCGCAACCGTACATGGTGGCGATCATGCTCCAGGCGCTTGAAGTGCGACGCACCGACCGGGTGCTCGAGGTGGGCACAGGCAGTGGGTATCAGGCCTCTCTGCTGGCTGAGCTGGCAGGAGAGGTCATCACAGTCGAGAGGGTCCCGGCGCTGGCCGAGACAGCCCGCGCCACGCTTGCCCGGCTGGGTTACTCCAGCGTCCGCGTCGAGCCGGCAGGCGAAATTGTGGGACGGTCTGAGGACGCGCCGTATGACTGCATTGTGGTCGCGGCGGGTGCGCCGAAGCTGATGCGAGGGCTCATGGACCAGCTTGCCGTCGGCGGTCGGCTTGTGATGCCTGTCGGCTCGTCGAAGTCCCAGGAGCTGATGAAGGTAACAAGGTCACGAGAAGCATATTCGGTCGTGGGGCTTGGAGAATGCAGGTTCGTGCCGTTGATTGGCAAGGACGCATGGCCGGACGAGGGCAGCGCGCAGGAATCCTGA